The proteins below are encoded in one region of Leptospira noumeaensis:
- a CDS encoding phosphoadenylyl-sulfate reductase, translating to MGNLEVLTETYASLSLEQGLRQLSLDFSGKVVFTTSFGLEDQAITHAILANQIEIRIATLDTGRLFQETYDVWQKTNIRYGAKIEAFYPNEKEIQNFVVENGPNAFYDSQDLRKECCRIRKLVPLDAILKNTEVWVTGLRKDQSGFRTEMSIFESDPQRNLIKYQPLLLWSFEDTWKYIREHNVPYNLLHDKGFPSIGCAPCTRAIEPGEDFRAGRWWWEQESKKECGLHWVDGKLTPKKG from the coding sequence ATGGGAAATTTGGAAGTTTTGACAGAAACCTATGCCTCCCTCTCCCTGGAACAGGGATTACGACAACTTAGTCTGGACTTCTCCGGAAAAGTTGTTTTCACGACGAGTTTTGGATTGGAAGACCAAGCCATCACTCACGCGATTCTCGCAAACCAAATCGAGATTCGAATCGCAACTCTGGATACAGGCCGCCTCTTCCAAGAAACCTATGATGTTTGGCAAAAAACAAACATTCGTTATGGGGCAAAAATTGAAGCCTTTTATCCAAACGAAAAAGAAATTCAAAACTTTGTGGTAGAGAATGGTCCAAATGCCTTCTATGATTCCCAAGATTTACGAAAAGAATGTTGCCGGATACGTAAACTTGTTCCCCTCGATGCCATTTTAAAAAACACAGAAGTTTGGGTGACGGGACTCCGAAAAGATCAATCCGGATTTCGAACGGAAATGTCTATTTTTGAATCGGATCCTCAAAGAAATTTAATCAAATACCAACCACTACTTTTATGGTCTTTTGAAGATACTTGGAAGTATATCAGAGAACACAATGTACCATACAACCTATTACACGATAAAGGTTTTCCAAGCATTGGTTGTGCTCCCTGCACCCGTGCCATTGAACCAGGGGAAGACTTTCGTGCAGGAAGATGGTGGTGGGAACAAGAATCTAAAAAAGAGTGCGGCTTACACTGGGTAGACGGCAAACTCACACCAAAAAAAGGATAA
- a CDS encoding TauD/TfdA family dioxygenase yields MSRATTIATHWIRKSFIGETKLPIVYEPGEDKDLKDLTAWIQKNQKEWREDLKTYGAILFRGFPVHEASDFQSILFATEEKKLGEFYLGTSPRDQVVKHVFTASELPPHYPIMQHAEMSFLDNPPKLLFFYAEKASETGGETPLTDLREIYKDVDPKIKDKIKKYGIRYRRRYDGPSTTARFSLWKTKRWDEMFGTTNLDEVKKISDKNRFKLDWSGVDSLTITNEQSGFRVHPEAKTTAWHNHSQTFHYQAAVSEVWKIFKRQKTFRSFGVALLLTLLTLIKRISGQESHDVHVTYGNGEEISAGEMKSITNVFWKHLVAIPWQTGDVLIIDNLSVSHGRLPFTGPRRILVGWSD; encoded by the coding sequence ATGAGCCGAGCCACTACCATTGCCACCCATTGGATTCGAAAGTCCTTCATCGGGGAGACAAAACTTCCCATTGTTTACGAACCTGGAGAGGACAAGGATCTAAAAGACCTAACCGCCTGGATCCAGAAAAACCAGAAAGAATGGCGAGAGGATTTGAAAACCTACGGAGCCATTCTCTTTCGCGGGTTTCCTGTTCACGAAGCATCCGATTTCCAATCCATTCTCTTTGCAACAGAGGAAAAAAAACTCGGCGAATTTTATTTGGGCACCTCTCCCAGAGATCAGGTCGTAAAACACGTGTTTACTGCCAGTGAACTTCCTCCTCACTACCCAATCATGCAACATGCCGAGATGAGTTTTCTCGACAACCCTCCGAAACTTTTATTTTTTTATGCAGAAAAAGCATCCGAAACAGGAGGGGAAACTCCCCTTACCGATCTACGGGAAATTTACAAAGACGTAGATCCTAAAATCAAAGATAAAATTAAAAAATATGGAATTCGTTATAGAAGGCGTTACGATGGTCCGTCTACCACAGCACGTTTTTCCTTATGGAAAACAAAACGTTGGGATGAAATGTTTGGAACGACAAATCTTGATGAAGTAAAAAAGATTTCTGATAAAAACAGATTTAAGTTGGATTGGTCGGGAGTTGATTCCTTAACCATCACCAATGAACAATCTGGTTTCCGCGTCCATCCAGAAGCAAAAACAACTGCATGGCACAACCATTCGCAAACCTTTCACTACCAAGCAGCTGTGAGTGAAGTATGGAAAATTTTCAAAAGACAAAAAACATTTCGTTCTTTTGGTGTGGCACTACTCCTCACTCTTCTAACATTAATCAAACGAATTTCAGGACAAGAGTCTCATGATGTTCATGTCACTTATGGGAATGGGGAAGAGATTTCTGCAGGAGAAATGAAATCCATCACAAATGTTTTTTGGAAACATCTAGTAGCCATTCCTTGGCAAACGGGAGATGTTCTTATCATCGATAACTTATCAGTTTCTCATGGTAGACTTCCCTTCACAGGCCCACGTCGAATTCTCGTAGGATGGTCAGATTAA
- a CDS encoding sulfate adenylyltransferase subunit 1: MDILRFITAGSVDDGKSTLIGRLLYDSKSIFQDQLEAIEKAGQVNGQINLALLTDGLKAEREQGITIDIAYKYFSTPKRKFIIADAPGHVQYTRNMVTGASNSDLAIILIDARKGVIEQTYRHSYIVSLLRIPYVVVCINKMDLVDFSEEVFLNIQKQYLEFAKDLDLKSIHFLPISALNGDNVVDLSTSMPWWKGKSLLGFLEGIEIHTEEESPAPRFPVQNVIRPQTTEHHDYRGYAGQIRSGHFTVGDSITVLPSGLKSKIKAIDTYAGSINTAYAPMSVAIRLEDEIDVSRGDMLVVTGQEPTTSQDLEAHICWMDQKAMTPGSKYLLRQTTNAVKASIRSLEYRVETSTHEKKEQASLGLNEIGKVTIRTAKPVAYDPYSKIRGTGSFVLVDEGTNQTVAAGMLL, encoded by the coding sequence ATGGATATTTTACGTTTTATTACGGCAGGAAGTGTGGATGATGGGAAATCAACTCTCATCGGACGATTGTTATACGATAGTAAATCAATTTTTCAAGACCAATTAGAAGCCATTGAAAAAGCAGGACAGGTTAATGGTCAAATCAACCTAGCACTACTCACCGATGGATTAAAAGCGGAAAGAGAACAAGGAATCACTATCGATATCGCTTATAAATATTTTTCTACACCAAAAAGAAAGTTTATCATAGCCGATGCACCGGGCCATGTCCAATACACAAGAAACATGGTGACGGGAGCTTCTAACTCTGATCTTGCGATCATTTTAATTGATGCAAGAAAAGGTGTGATCGAACAAACTTACCGCCACTCTTATATTGTTTCCCTACTTCGTATTCCCTATGTTGTTGTATGTATCAATAAAATGGACTTAGTTGATTTTTCGGAAGAGGTGTTTTTAAATATCCAAAAACAATATCTGGAATTTGCCAAAGACCTAGATTTAAAATCCATCCACTTCCTACCTATCTCCGCACTGAACGGGGACAATGTGGTTGATTTATCAACGTCCATGCCTTGGTGGAAAGGAAAATCCCTTCTTGGATTTTTAGAAGGAATCGAAATCCATACAGAAGAAGAATCACCTGCTCCCAGATTTCCTGTTCAAAATGTGATTCGTCCTCAAACAACAGAACACCATGATTACAGAGGTTATGCGGGACAAATCAGAAGTGGACACTTCACTGTTGGTGATTCCATTACCGTTTTACCCAGTGGACTCAAATCCAAAATCAAAGCCATTGATACCTATGCCGGTTCCATAAACACTGCCTATGCCCCAATGTCTGTGGCCATTCGACTGGAAGATGAAATTGATGTGAGTCGGGGAGATATGCTCGTTGTCACAGGACAGGAACCAACCACCTCACAAGATTTGGAAGCCCATATCTGTTGGATGGACCAAAAAGCCATGACACCAGGTTCAAAGTATTTACTCAGACAGACCACAAATGCCGTGAAAGCCTCCATTCGCTCTTTGGAATACCGAGTGGAAACAAGCACCCATGAAAAAAAAGAACAGGCAAGTCTTGGACTCAATGAAATTGGTAAGGTGACGATCAGGACAGCAAAACCTGTAGCCTACGATCCCTATTCCAAAATCAGAGGGACAGGTAGTTTTGTTCTAGTCGATGAAGGAACCAACCAGACCGTGGCAGCGGGGATGTTATTATAG
- the cysD gene encoding sulfate adenylyltransferase subunit CysD, translating to MTDLHRLSHLDQLESEAIYILREVAAQFERPALLFSGGKDSICLVHLALKAFRPGKFPFPLVHIDTGHNFDEALKFRDNLAERTGEKLIVRYVQDSIDQGKAVEEKGKFPSRNAIQAVTLLDTIAEFKFDACIGGARRDEEKARAKERIFSVRDEFGSWDPKLQRPELWNIYNGKIHVGENVRVFPISNWTELDVWEYIRKEKIELPSLYFSHQREIVWREDLVFPVSKFISLDNTDKVETRTVRFRTVGDMTCTAAVESEANSIDDIIREIQISRTTERGSRLDDKRSEAAMEDRKKGGYF from the coding sequence ATGACCGATTTACATCGACTTTCCCATCTAGACCAACTAGAATCGGAGGCCATTTATATTTTAAGAGAAGTAGCAGCTCAATTTGAAAGACCTGCTCTTTTGTTTTCTGGAGGGAAGGACTCCATTTGTCTTGTACATCTTGCACTTAAAGCCTTTCGACCTGGTAAATTTCCATTTCCTTTAGTTCATATTGATACAGGGCATAACTTTGATGAGGCGCTTAAATTTAGAGACAACCTTGCCGAACGAACTGGTGAAAAACTAATTGTTCGTTATGTACAAGACTCCATCGACCAAGGAAAAGCGGTCGAAGAAAAAGGAAAGTTTCCTAGCCGTAATGCCATCCAAGCTGTGACACTTCTCGATACCATTGCTGAATTTAAGTTTGATGCTTGTATTGGTGGCGCTCGTAGGGATGAAGAAAAAGCTCGTGCTAAAGAAAGAATTTTTTCTGTAAGAGATGAATTTGGATCTTGGGATCCTAAACTACAACGCCCAGAACTTTGGAATATCTATAATGGTAAAATCCATGTGGGTGAAAACGTTAGGGTATTTCCAATCAGTAACTGGACAGAACTTGATGTTTGGGAATACATTCGCAAAGAAAAAATCGAACTCCCTTCCCTATATTTTTCACACCAAAGGGAAATTGTATGGCGAGAAGACCTAGTGTTTCCGGTATCAAAGTTCATCTCTTTAGATAATACAGACAAAGTAGAAACTAGAACCGTTCGTTTCCGAACTGTGGGTGATATGACTTGTACGGCAGCCGTAGAATCAGAAGCCAATTCCATCGACGATATCATTCGTGAAATTCAAATTTCTAGAACCACCGAAAGAGGATCTCGTTTAGATGACAAACGTTCTGAAGCAGCGATGGAAGATAGAAAAAAAGGCGGATACTTTTAA